The DNA region GACCATCTCGATATGTAAAAATGGCCGATAGCTCTATTCGCATCGGATTTATATCGCCACACAGCCACGATTTCTGTCATGAATGTAATCGCGTTAGAGTGACGGTAGAAGGTCAATTACTCTTGTGTTTAGGCAACGAAAATTCCATTGATTTAAAAGCAATTGTTCGTGAATTCCCCGCCGACATAGAACGCCTAAAACGAGCCATTACTGATGGAATGCAACACAAACCTCAATCTCATGATTTTAACATCGACAATGGCACACAAATTCTGCGCTTTATGAATGCCACTGGCGGCTAAATCTTTTTGGTATCGTCAATGATACACTTGAATCATAATTTACAGATGCTGACTGACAACATAACGTATTAATTATTCGTCTTGTCAGTCAATGTTTGCTCGCGTTCCTCAATAGTTGAGGCGATATAATTATTCAAGTTAAGGTGGTTTATGGCCCTATCACGTAAAAAATGGAACTACATCATTATGGGTGCCAGCCTATTTATGATTGCGGTGCTGTCTTTAATTAATGACAAAACCGCCAAGGTACCCAGTGACGCCGTCCCCTTATTTGATCAGCAATTACCGTTGAAGCAATTACTACTTGATGGTCATTGGTTAACGCTGCACAATGACCAATGGCAGTGCCAGCCACAAGTCCTCAATTGCCAGAAATGGGCCCAAGCATGGCAAACCATTAAGGTCTCACCGCTAAGCACAGAACCTTCACACGATAATAAGGTGCAAACACTAACCATTGCTATCAACAATATGCAAACGGCACAAAAATGGCGTTACTTTCCAAACGAAGGCCTCTTGCAATCATCTAATAACAATTGGTACCAAGTACCACCAAGTTTACGCGCCGAGTTACAACCTATTCTTGCTGTACCTTCTCAATCAAAATAAGAGTTTTTATGCCTGAATTACCAGAAGTTGAAGTGACCCGACAAGGGATCAGTCCTTATCTCATTGACCAAACTGTTAGTGAATTAATTGTCCGTAATGGCTCACTCCGTTGGCCTGTACCAGCTATTGCTCAAAATATTGTTGGTCAGCGTATTACCAATGTCCGCAGGCGAGCTAAGTACTTATTAATTGATACTGATGCCGGAATGACAATAGTGCATCTAGGCATGTCAGGCAGCTTACGTATTTTACCGTGTAATACCCCAATTGAAAAACATGACCATATTGATTTAGTACTCGAAAATGGTCGTATGTTGCGTTTTAACGACCCTCGACGCTTTGGTGCTTGGTTATGGTACGAATTACCAGAAGAAGAAGCCCATCCGTTATTGTCAAAGCTCGGCCCGGAGCCATTAAGCCCTCATTTCACGCCATTACAATTACAAGCAACACTGACTGGCAAAAAAAAGACCATCAAGCAGTGCTTAATGGATAATCACATTGTGGTGGGTGTCGGTAATATTTATGCTAATGAAGCGCTTTTTGCTGCAGGAATACACCCACAGGCAGCAGCTGGTAGTATTGATATAGAACGGTTAACAATTCTCGTCAGTGAAGTAAAACAAATTTTGGCTCTCGCTATTAAGCAAGGTGGTACTACCTTAAAAGATTTTACTAATGCCGATGGTAAACCAGGTTATTTTGCCCAAAAGCTGCATGTTTACGGCCGTGGTGGCGAAACCTGTACCGCCTGCGGCAATTTATTAAGTGAGATAAAGTTGGGCCAACGCACTACGGTATTTTGTGGTGTGTGCCAACAGCGTTAGTCGGATAAATAACGCCTAAACCGCATTTCAATTTACCCATAAAAAGGGAGCCATTTGGCTCCCTCATATCATCAACCTCAACTCGGGTTAATCAACTATAACCCTTAAAATCGATATTCATAAGTAGAGAAAGCAGTACCTTGAGTATCATCGTCTAGCACTTCGAATTCAGAATTAGATACACTGCCACCTAACGTTAACATGCCATTAAACATTGGCAAACGATATGACAGCTCAAGCATCATGAGATCTTCTTTTAAAGGTTGCGGTGCCCATTCATTATTAGTATTAGCACCATCTTTATTCAGTTGAGCATAGCGAATAATAGAAGTAAAACCATGACTATTATCGAATTGACCAATTAAACCAAGTGCATAAACATTGGCATCACTATCATAGGTACTGCCAAAAGCACGACCATAGTAACGTGAGCCGCTTTGGTATGTTGAATGCTCGTAAAAACAGTTAAATTGATCTTTGTCTTCACCGCAATACACCATAGTATCGGTGTACTCGATAAATAACTTATATTGTTGTTTGGCAATACTAAAACGGGTATCTGCACCTACCATTTTACCGCAATCAACAATTTGCCATGGATCGCCTTTTGAATCTTCGCAGGTACGTTCTAGATACAAGCCCACAGGCACATTAAACCATGTATCAGCATATCTAACATCGAAGCCCGCCATCTGATTGCCATAGTTTGAACAGCCTACTTCATCAACATTATCTGCTCTACAGTCTCGCTGACCAGTAATTGATTTAATTGCGGTATTAAAGCTACATTCTTGCCCTTCACCACAAAACTGCGTTGTCCAAGACAACCC from Shewanella polaris includes:
- the mutM gene encoding bifunctional DNA-formamidopyrimidine glycosylase/DNA-(apurinic or apyrimidinic site) lyase, which encodes MPELPEVEVTRQGISPYLIDQTVSELIVRNGSLRWPVPAIAQNIVGQRITNVRRRAKYLLIDTDAGMTIVHLGMSGSLRILPCNTPIEKHDHIDLVLENGRMLRFNDPRRFGAWLWYELPEEEAHPLLSKLGPEPLSPHFTPLQLQATLTGKKKTIKQCLMDNHIVVGVGNIYANEALFAAGIHPQAAAGSIDIERLTILVSEVKQILALAIKQGGTTLKDFTNADGKPGYFAQKLHVYGRGGETCTACGNLLSEIKLGQRTTVFCGVCQQR
- a CDS encoding capsule assembly Wzi family protein translates to MMICSSVQAAPWVDTSDIYLRADIQALADAGVISGPINTFPLMWSGIGADLAQAEPALLTPDLVDAFARVNFYYQNAVGNRGNTSIKVAAATDAARFQHFGSDYREKGELQGSHEYTGERFSYKISASANYDPSDDKEIRLDDSYVAMVLGNWVVTAGSVGQWWGPGFDSSLHKSNNARPMPSLMISRNNSQAFETPWLSWVGDWSLTGGISMTEEERYAPHTLLWNLRGAIKPFKQLEIGLSWTTQFCGEGQECSFNTAIKSITGQRDCRADNVDEVGCSNYGNQMAGFDVRYADTWFNVPVGLYLERTCEDSKGDPWQIVDCGKMVGADTRFSIAKQQYKLFIEYTDTMVYCGEDKDQFNCFYEHSTYQSGSRYYGRAFGSTYDSDANVYALGLIGQFDNSHGFTSIIRYAQLNKDGANTNNEWAPQPLKEDLMMLELSYRLPMFNGMLTLGGSVSNSEFEVLDDDTQGTAFSTYEYRF